The Ramlibacter sp. PS4R-6 nucleotide sequence GCGCACCTTGTCGTGCTTGCCGTGCGCGACGACGGTGGCTTTGACAGTTGCACCGGACACCAGGGGTGCGCCGACGTTGTGCTTGTCCCCGTCCACGACGGCAAGCACCTGGTCGATCACGATCTCCTGGCCGATGTCCGCAGCAATCTGTTCTACTTTGATCTTTTCGCCGGAAGCAACGCGATACTGCTTGCCACCGGTTTTTATGACCGCGTACATGTTGACCTCGATTGGTTATCTATCCACGGACGGATTTCCGCAGAGCCCGCGATCATAGCATAGTTTGCGGTTACTCACAGCGAGCCCGCCCGGGGGCCCCGGCGGGGGCGGACCCCCTTCCTATAATCCTTTTATCTTGACCGCGTCCTCCGCCAGCACCGCCTCCGTGCTCTCCCTGATCGCCGGCGACATGGCCGAGGTGGACCAGGTCATCGCCCGCCGCCTCGATTCCGGCGTGCCCCTGGTCGGCGAGGTGTGCCGCTACATCATCGGTGCCGGCGGCAAGCGCCTGCGCCCCGCCTTGCTCCTGCTGGTCTGCGGCGCACTTGGTTACAAGGGCGCGCAGCGGCACAACCTGGCCGCCGTCGTCGAGTTCATCCACACCGCCACGCTCCTGCACGACGACGTCGTCGACGAGTCGACCCTCAGGCGCGGCCGCGAAACCGCCAACGAGCGCTTCGGCAACCCGGCGAGCGTGCTGGTCGGCGACTTCCTGTACTCGCGCGCCTTCCAGATGATGGTCGACGCCGGCCAGATGCGCATCATGCAGATCCTCGCCGACGCCACCAACGTCATCGCCGAGGGCGAGGTGCTGCAGCTGATGAACATGCACGACCCGTCGCTCGACGAGGCGGCATACCTGCGCGTGATCCGCTCGAAGACGGCAAAGCTGTTCGAGGCCAGCGCGCGGCTGGGCGCCGTGCTCTCCGGCTCCGGCACGCGCGTCGAGGAAGCCTGCGCCACCTACGGGCAGGCGCTGGGCACCGCCTTCCAGGTGATCGACGACGTCCTCGACTACGCCGGCGACGCCTCGGAGATGGGCAAGAACCTCGGCGACGACCTGCGCGAGGGCAAGGCCACGCTGCCGCTGATCGCCGCGATGCGGCGCGGCACGGCGGACCAGGCCGCGGTGATCCGGCGCGCGATCGAATCGGGCGGCGCCGGCGAACTCGATGCGATCGTCGCCATCGTGCGCGACACGGGTGCCCTGGAAGTGACGCGCGAAGCGGCGGCGCAGGAGGCCGCGCGTGCGATCGAAGCGGCGCGCATCCTCCCGTCCAATTCGTACACGGAGGGTTTGCTACAATTGGCGGCTCAACTGCTTTCGCGCCGCGCCTGATTGCCAGGACCGCCGGCCGAGCCGCAGACGGGGTGTAGCTTAGCCTGGTAGAGCGCTACGTTCGGGACGTAGAGGCCGGAGGTTCGAATCCTCTCACCCCGACCAGTTTCCCCTCTCGTTTCCCCTTAGGTTCGTGCGTGACTTCGTACCAACTGCGAGGCGGCGTTTGCCCGTGCGCGCGTTTACAGCCCCGGGGCAATCAGCGATGATCGGCGAGCCCTGCTGAGTAGGACAGGCAGGGCCACGACCCCCGAAAAGCCCATGGCCGCCGTCGATCCCGTCGCATCCGAATCGCCTTCGATGGCGCTGCCCGGCCTCGCCCGCGCGCTGGTCTCGGCCGGCAAGCTGGGGCAGAAGTCGGCGGAAGAAATCTACAAGCGCGCGCAGGGCAACCGCACCAGCTTCATCGCCGAGCTGGTGGGCTCGGGTTCGGTCTCGGCCTCGGACCTCGCGCACACGATGTCCACGGCCTTTGGCGCGCCGCTGCTCGACCTGAACGCCGTCGACCCCCCGCGCCTGCCGAAGGGCCTGCTCGACACCAAGATCTGCCAGACGCTGCGCGTCGTGGTGCTGTCCAAGCGCAACAACCGCCTGATCGTCGCCACGGCCGACCCGTCGGACCAGCAGGCCGCCGAGAAGATCAAGTTCTCCACCCAGATGGGCGTGGACTGGATCATCGCCGAGTACGACAAGCTGACCAAGATGGTCGAGGCCGTCACGACGACCGCGACCGAGACGATGGACAGCATCATCGGCGAGGACTTCGAGTTCGACGAGTCGAGCATCGAGGCCGCGACCGACGATGCCGAGGCCGCCACCTCCGAAGTCGAGGACGCGCCGGTCGTCAAGTTCCTGCAGAAGATGCTGCTGGACGCCGTGTCCATGCGCGCGTCGGACCTGCACTTCGAACCCTACGAGTTCCAGTACCGCGTGCGCTTCCGCATCGACGGCGAGCTGCGCGAGATCGCCTCGCCGCCCACGGCCATCAAGGAAAAGCTGGCCTCGCGCATCAAGGTGATCTCCAAGATGGACATCTCCGAGAAGCGCGTGCCGCAGGACGGCAAGATGAAGCTGAAGGTCGGCGCGGACCGCGTCATCGACTTCCGCGTCAGCACGCTGCCCACGCTCTTCGGCGAGAAGATCGTGATCCGTATCCTGGACCCGTCCAGCGCCAAGCTCGGCATCGATGCGCTTGGCTATGACACGGTGGAGAAGGAGCGCCTGCTCGAAGCCATCGGGCGGCCCTACGGCATGATCCTGGTCACCGGCCCCACGGGTTCGGGCAAGACGGTGTCGCTCTACACCTGCCTGAACATCATGAACAAGCCGGGGGTGAACATCTCCACCGCCGAAGACCCGTCGGAAATCAACCTGCCGGGCGTGAACCAAGTCAACGTCAACGAGAAGGCCGGCCTCACCTTCGCGGCGGCCCTCAAGTCCTTCCTGCGCCAGGACCCGGACGTGATCATGGTCGGCGAAATCCGCGACCTGGAAACGGCCGACATCGCCATCAAGGCCGCGCAGACGGGCCACCTGGTGCTGTCGACGCTGCACACGAATGACGCGCCCACCACGCTCACGCGGATGCGCAACATGGGCATCCAGCCGTTCAACATCGCGTCCAGCGTCATCCTGATCACGGCCCAGCGCCTGGCGCGGCGCCTGTGCCCGAATTGCAAGGCGCCGCACGACATCCCGCACGAGTCGCTGATGGACGCCGGCTTCAAGGAAGAAGACATCGACGGCACGTGGACGACCTACAAGCCGGTGGGCTGCAGCGCCTGCAACAACGGCTACAAGGGGCGCGTGGGCATCTACCAGGTCATGCCGATCAGCGAGGACATGCAGCGCATCATCCTCGAAGACGGCAGCGCGCTGGACATCGCGAAGCAGGCCTCCGCCGAAGGCGTGAAGACGCTGCGCGAGTCGGGATTGTCGAAAGTGCGGCAGGGCCTGACCTCTCTGGAGGAAGTGCTCGCCGTGACCAACATCGCGTGAAGAATTAAGGGAACGCCATGGCTACAGCAGCTGCCGCAAAAGTCACCGAATTCGTCTTCGAATGGGAAGGCCGCGACCGCAACGGCAAGCAGGTGCGCGGCGAGACGCGCGCCGCCGGCGAGAACCAGGTGCAGGCCGCGCTGCGCCGCCAGGGCGTCACGCCCACGAAGGTCAAGAAGCGCAAGATGCGCTCGGGCGCGAAGATCAAGCCCAAGGACATCGCGATCTTCACCCGCCAGCTCGCCACCATGATGAAAGCCGGCGTACCGCTGCTGCAAGCCTTCGACATCGTCGGCCGCGGCAACGCCAACGCCAGCGTCACCAAGCTGCTCAACGACGTGCGCACCGACGTCGAGACCGGCACGTCGCTGTCGGCCGCGTTCCGCAAGTACCCCCTGTACTTCGACAACCTGTACTGCAACCTGGTCGAGGCCGGCGAAGCCGCCGGTATCCTGGAAGCGCTGCTCGACCGCCTGGCGGTCTACATGGAAAAGACCGAGGCCATCAAGAGCAAGATCAAGTCGGCGCTGATGTACCCGATCTCGGTGGTGGTCGTGGCCTTCATCGTGGTGTCGGTGATCATGATCTTCGTGATCCCGGCGTTCAAGGAAGTGTTCACGTCCTTCGGCGCGGACCTGCCCGCGCCGACGCTCTTCGTGATCGGCATGAGCGAGTTCTTCGTGAAGTGGTGGTGGCTGATCTTCGGCGGCCTGGGCGGCGGCCTGTACTTCTTCTTCCAGTCGTGGAAGCGCAGCGAGAAGGTCCAGATCTTCATGGACCGCCTGATGCTCAAGCTGCCGGTCTTCGGCAACCTGGTCTACAAGTCCGTGATCGCACGCTGGACGCGCACGCTGTCCACCATGTTCGCCGCGGGCGTGCCGCTGGTCGAGGCGCTCGACTCCGTCGGCGGCGCTTCCGGCAACTACGTTTACCAGTCGGCCACCGAGAAGATCCAGATGGAGGTGGCCACCGGCACCAGCCTCACGGCCGCGATGACCAACGCCAACGTCTTCCCGACCATGGTGCTGCAGATGTGCGCGATCGGCGAGGAGTCCGGCGCGCTCGACCACATGCTGGGCAAGGCCGCGGACTTCTACGAAGCCGAGGTCGACGACATGGTGGAGGGCCTCTCGAGCCTGATGGAGCCGATCATCATCGTGTTCCTCGGCGGCCTGATCGGCGGCATCGTCGTGTCGATGTACCTGCCGATCTTCAAGCTGGGCGCCGTCGTCTGATGGTCTTTTCGCATGGGGTGGACGCTGGCCTGGCCGGCGTCTTCGGCCTGCTCGTGGGCAGCTTCCTCAACGTGGTCATCTACCGGCTGCCGCGCATGATGTACCGCGAGTGGCTGGACGAGTCGCTCCAGAACCTGCAGGACGCCCCGCCCGTGCCCAGCCTGTGGAAGCTGGTGTTCGGCCCCGGCCAGGACACGCCGCGCGAGCTCGAAGCCGCGGCCACCGCCGGCGGCAAGCAGCTGCAGGCGCTGCCCCCCTTCACCATCATCGGCCCGGCGTCGCGCTGCCCGCGCTGCGGCACGCCCATCCGCTGGTACCAGAACGTGCCCGTCGTCAGTTACCTCGTGCTGCGAGGCAAGTGCGCGGCGTGCGGGAACCCGATCTCTCCGCGCTACCCGATCGTGGAACTGGTCACGGGCGGCCTGTTCGCCTTCTGCGTGTGGAAGTTCGGCGTGTCGCTGCAGGCGGCGC carries:
- the rplU gene encoding 50S ribosomal protein L21, encoding MYAVIKTGGKQYRVASGEKIKVEQIAADIGQEIVIDQVLAVVDGDKHNVGAPLVSGATVKATVVAHGKHDKVRIFKMRRRKHYQKRQGHRQSFTELQIGAIAV
- a CDS encoding polyprenyl synthetase family protein translates to MAEVDQVIARRLDSGVPLVGEVCRYIIGAGGKRLRPALLLLVCGALGYKGAQRHNLAAVVEFIHTATLLHDDVVDESTLRRGRETANERFGNPASVLVGDFLYSRAFQMMVDAGQMRIMQILADATNVIAEGEVLQLMNMHDPSLDEAAYLRVIRSKTAKLFEASARLGAVLSGSGTRVEEACATYGQALGTAFQVIDDVLDYAGDASEMGKNLGDDLREGKATLPLIAAMRRGTADQAAVIRRAIESGGAGELDAIVAIVRDTGALEVTREAAAQEAARAIEAARILPSNSYTEGLLQLAAQLLSRRA
- the pilB gene encoding type IV-A pilus assembly ATPase PilB, which translates into the protein MAAVDPVASESPSMALPGLARALVSAGKLGQKSAEEIYKRAQGNRTSFIAELVGSGSVSASDLAHTMSTAFGAPLLDLNAVDPPRLPKGLLDTKICQTLRVVVLSKRNNRLIVATADPSDQQAAEKIKFSTQMGVDWIIAEYDKLTKMVEAVTTTATETMDSIIGEDFEFDESSIEAATDDAEAATSEVEDAPVVKFLQKMLLDAVSMRASDLHFEPYEFQYRVRFRIDGELREIASPPTAIKEKLASRIKVISKMDISEKRVPQDGKMKLKVGADRVIDFRVSTLPTLFGEKIVIRILDPSSAKLGIDALGYDTVEKERLLEAIGRPYGMILVTGPTGSGKTVSLYTCLNIMNKPGVNISTAEDPSEINLPGVNQVNVNEKAGLTFAAALKSFLRQDPDVIMVGEIRDLETADIAIKAAQTGHLVLSTLHTNDAPTTLTRMRNMGIQPFNIASSVILITAQRLARRLCPNCKAPHDIPHESLMDAGFKEEDIDGTWTTYKPVGCSACNNGYKGRVGIYQVMPISEDMQRIILEDGSALDIAKQASAEGVKTLRESGLSKVRQGLTSLEEVLAVTNIA
- a CDS encoding type II secretion system F family protein yields the protein MATAAAAKVTEFVFEWEGRDRNGKQVRGETRAAGENQVQAALRRQGVTPTKVKKRKMRSGAKIKPKDIAIFTRQLATMMKAGVPLLQAFDIVGRGNANASVTKLLNDVRTDVETGTSLSAAFRKYPLYFDNLYCNLVEAGEAAGILEALLDRLAVYMEKTEAIKSKIKSALMYPISVVVVAFIVVSVIMIFVIPAFKEVFTSFGADLPAPTLFVIGMSEFFVKWWWLIFGGLGGGLYFFFQSWKRSEKVQIFMDRLMLKLPVFGNLVYKSVIARWTRTLSTMFAAGVPLVEALDSVGGASGNYVYQSATEKIQMEVATGTSLTAAMTNANVFPTMVLQMCAIGEESGALDHMLGKAADFYEAEVDDMVEGLSSLMEPIIIVFLGGLIGGIVVSMYLPIFKLGAVV